GGATCTGGGCCCGAGGCAGATCGGAATTCTTGCTCCGGGTAGGTGAAGTGGGGTTTGGTCTGGGTTATGCTCGCGGGTGATGTTCTTCATCTCCTCGCGGGTACGGTGGTCGGCGGCGGTGGTCGTGATTCCAGGACGTTGGGGACCGGAACGGCGACAGTGGCCACGGACATGGCGTTGTGTTGGCTggcttgggccagggctcggggctGGCTCGCCGACGACCGTCGGCAGTCATAGGGtcgtctccccccccccccaatccactAGGAATTGGCTGGGGATGCAGGCATGGGTGCCCCCTGCTGTGGAAGCGCCTACCCAGACTCGGTGACTGATGCCGGGCTAGGAGTAGGGGGCGTGCCTCTGTTCCTTCTATCGTGGCTGAGCGCGATGTGAAGTGAGCGGTGTTCGGTATCTGGCGACATGGAGGCCGGGGCAGCGGCCCCGGATGGCGGTCCGCATGGTTTGGTCGTCGGCGGGCACCATCATGGCGGTGGTGGCTCTCCTTCCTGGTTGTGCGGGCGACGGGAGGTGTAGCGACGGGTGGCTCGGGCATGCCCTCTGTCCCCACAGGGGCATTGCCCTGATCCGGCTATGGGGACCTGACCTCGTCGCACTCGTCCTAGCGACCTCATGGTGGCACGTGTGAGATGCCGAGCGAAAGCTCCGCACCTGGCACCGACGACGGCGACGCCCGTGGGTGTCGCACTCTTCATGAAGACGTCGTCGTGGTTCTTCTCTCCGTGTCAGGGCCCTGGGCGAAGACCTTTGTCCGCTGTGGACTCGACAGCGGCGACGCTTGGCGTCGTCTTCCCTCTTGAGGGTGTTGTAGTGGAGCTTAGGTGCACTAGGTCATAGTGTGGCATTATGTTCATTTCTTCCTGTGTTCTGTGTTGGTAGCGTAGGCGCGTGCGCTCTGCGTGATCCGATTATCCTGAGATCAGCTGTGTAAGATGGCAACCTCACCATCTTGTATCGTTCGGCCGTGTACTTTTCTTCGGtgctgctttatttataaagcgggacgAAAGCCTATTTGAAgagaggatgaatagtatcatgtgcggGAAAGCCTCAGTTTTTTATTTTTGCACAGACCTCGTTTCAATGTATTTCGTCCCGAGAATTTAGGCACGTGTACATTATGCCTCCATGCATGTctgtatttttttcagaattttttaaaatgtaaaaatatgaattctGTTTTTGCAAATGGAGGCCTCCATGGTGCTCGAACTCAAAAGGCAATATTTGGTTTCTTAGCAACTAGCAAATCCGATATATTTATATAGTGTGTGTTGTTGGGGTTGCTCTTTTCTGGCTGCATGCATGGCTCACCGGCCGGTTTGGTGCCAGGTCCGCAGGTCGTTACGCGAGCCCCCGTCGGGGTTAGATGAGCCGTCGAGCGCGGCCGGCTAGCCCGTCCATGTCTCACCGGCCGGCTACCCGCCCGCTAGCATTTCGGTTAGGCGCCCTGCGCTGCGCAGGTGCGTACCAATCACACGGCCGACGGACTGATCTGCATGCATGCAGTGTCAAATGTTTTCAGCACAAAGCAACACAACCACATACAGTACCTGCAGCCTAGCCGACGAATTAGTAGCGGTTGATTGGGTAACCAAAAAATTGGTGACAACCCAACGCACGCTTGGCACCAGCAGAGACATGACTCCATGCATGGCTAGCCCTCGCCGCTTTTCTCCCTTTGCCTTTCCCTTTCTCTTCTGCTGTTCCCTTGTTGTTTTCGTTTGTGTGGTTTCTTTCTCTCATGCTAGCTATACGAATTGTGAATCGGAGACGCAATGAGGAATGCATGCGCGTGTTTTGGGAACAGCCTTGTGACTTCTGCCTGACAAGTTAACAGTCTCTTCTTTAGAACATNNNNNNNNNNNNNNNNNNNNNNNNNNNNNNNNNNNNNNNNNNNNNNNNNNNNNNNNNNNNNNNNNNNNNNNNNNNNNNNNNNNNNNNNNNNNNNNNNNNNNNNNNNNNNNNNNNNNNNNNNNNNNNNNNNNNNNNNNNNNNNNNNNNNNNNNNNNNNNNNNNNNNNNNNNNNNNNNNNNNNNNNNNNNNNNNNNNNNNNNNNNNNNNNNNNNNNNNNNNNNNNNNNNNNNNNNNNNNNNNNNNNNNNNNNNNNNNNNNNNNNNNNNNNNNNNNNNNNNNNNNNNNNNNNNNNNNGTAAGGCCGTCTCGAATTTGGGGTCTAACCTTGACCAAAATTTAGTTAGTACAGTAAAAACATACCGATTTAACTAGTACTAATACTGTTGTATCCATAATtctatattttttaaaaaaaattgtgagtACGCCAATGGGGACAAGAGCATAGCATTGGGTACAAACATAATTGGATGCACTTGGCACAAATCATCGGTAGTACTAAACCGATTTGACGGGGAAGCATGCCGCAGGTCACCATATGCCAAACTAACCTGACAGTTGATGGGTCATGCGTCTTGTGATATCTGCAGACCGCAGCAAGAAAAGCTATCCTCGATGGTCCCCAACTCCGGTAGGGAGAGAAACGTAGTAGTACTACGTGAGTTCGGGGCTTCTCGCTCCCGGCTGCTGACGTGGCTACGAACCTTTTTCCGTTGCCATGAGAACAGGGTGAGCTGAACGCCATTTAACCTTATACGGAGTACATTCTTTTTGGGGGAAAGGCCATCATGGCTAGGAGAGGGCTAAACGGTTTAAGTGACCTGGCTAATAttttgctaataaataaataaataataagcgaGAGGCGGTTTATCATGTGCACTATCGGCCAAATGCAAGTGTGTGTAGTTCGAAGGCAACAAGATAGCGCCAGCTTCTGGTACGAAGGTTGCGATCTTCCCTCGCACGCATGCAGCCATCTTTTTTTTTTCCTACGCGCATGCTCACGCGTGGGCGTACTCCTACAGGAGCATGCAGAGCCCTTCCGCTACACCTACACGTATACCACTACCAGCCATGAGACTGCAGCCTGTAGTACATGGAAAGAGACTCCATGACGCCAAACCTTTAATctttaagatggtgtgcaatttaaTTAGTATTTAAATAAATTACTCAAAAGATTGTGATAATACTTTTTTTAGGGAAGATTGTGATAATACTTACTTGTAAAGTTGTAGTCGTAAATTGATCGATTTAGAAGTAGTTTTTTGCAGCACGCAAACATAAAACCAGTATCAGAAACCTTTTTTCAGATAAACACAAGAAGCATCGTGACGGCGACAAGCTTCAGATTGGTACTACAACTCATCGACtcatcaatcaaaaaaataaaaactcAAAACGGCCTTCCAAGGCAGCAAATAAGATATGGCCCGACGGCACCAGTATTCGGCGGATTGCGACcgaccctccctccctcccccacgGCACGTCGCACCCTGGGGCTGGAGATAACAGGAAACGGACGTCTCGCGGGCCACCTTCCGCCCACAGCACTCGAGAGAAACGGCAGCAGGTCGCGACGCCTGACGTCCAGCCCCGCCTGGCCTGGCCTGGCCTGGCCCGGCACATCGCGCGCGCACGCCGTGTAGCCAGCCGGGCATGCAAATGCGTCCATCGCCGGCGGTTCGCGGGTGACGCCGGCCAGGGGCAACCATCCGTCCCACGCACCGCCCGCCGGAAACCACCGAAAACGCCCAAAAACCCCACGGAAAACGCCCGAAACGCGAAACTGTAAAGCGCGCCCGCCCACCTAACACGCCCGCAGCAGCACACGAACCAACCAACGCCCCGCATCCCGTCCCCCGGCCCAACCGCACGCCCACGTCCACGTACCTCCTTATATGCACAACCCCCGCGGCAGCCGCAACCGACAGACCGAGACCGACGCGGCtagagagaggagaggaggcatGCCGGACGGCGGGGGCGGGTCGGATGGCGCGGGCGCGGGGGCGGGGAGGATCAAGGGGTCGTGGAGCCCCGAGGAGGACGAGCTGCTGCGCGACGCCGTGGCGCGCCACGGGGCCCGGAACTGGACCGTCATCAGCGCCGAGATCCCCGGCCGGACGGGCAAGTCCTGCCGCCTGCGCTGGTGCAACCAGCTCAGCCCCGGGGTGCaccgccgcgccttcacccccgacgaGGACCGCCTCATCTTCGACCTCCACAGCAAGCACGGCAACAAGTGGGCCACCATCGCGCGCAAGCTCGTCGGCCGCACCGACAACTCCGTCAAGAACCACTGGAACTCCACGCTCCGGAAGCGCCGCAGGGCGGccgcggccgccgccaccgccggcaacGCGGCGGGCGGGCCCGCCTTCGCGCCCGCCTCTGCCATGTCGTTCCAATCTGTGGATCTCACCAAGGGCGGGGAGGACGactacgacgacgacgacggcgacagcGACGGCTCGGTGGAACCGCCCGCCAGCGCCAAGCGGCCCCGCGTGGACGTCGTCCCTCCCGCGGTGAAGGTGGACGACCGGGCGCCGCCGCCCGACCCGCCCACGTCGCTGTCGCTCAGCCTGCCGGGAACCGGGGTCGGCGCCGTCATCCCGCCGACTCCCCCGGCGCCGGTGCCAGCGCCAGCGCCGGCGAAGGAGCCCTGGATGGAGAGCGCGAGGGCGATGCTGGAGCAGAACCCGTGGTTCATGGAGGCGATGAAGCGGATGGTCGAAGACGAGGTGCGGCGGCAAATGGGCAGCGTGTGCTCCATCATGGCGTCCCTGGGcagggccggcgcggcggcggccacCCTGCCGACGGCCAGGGTCGACCGATCAGAAACGCACCCGGCAGGCGGTCGAGACCAACGGACGGACGGATAGACGTACGAGACGCGTCAAGAAGCGGCTGCATTGCAAGTTTCACTCAACTCCTCGTTGTCACTCGTCGATCTCGTCCATGTCCGTCTCCATCTCCATTTCCGTCCCCTGCTAGTAGAATCTAGCTAGcttttttttgttgttttatttACCTTAGAAATTACATCTTCAAGAGAAACAGAAGCATTTCGGATGAGCACTGTGTTTCCTGTGAATTAGTTGGGCCGGTTGGATCGACGGATTGGTGCTATTTTCCTGCTGGGGAGTTCGTTCGGGTGTGGTTGCGATTATCACTGAATGTGTTGTGCGTGCGTTGAGTTTGGTTGGGTGGGCGCGGCGTTACCCAACCGCACGCACGCACGTCGCCGTCACGTCGTCTCGGCTCCTCGCCCAGTAACGGTTTTGCTGGTGGTTTCAAGTGAGTACACCAGTGGGCTCACACTTGACGGGCGCTTCCGTTACTGCTNNNNNNNNNNNNNNNNNNNNNNNNNNNNNNNNNNNNNNNNNNNNNNNNNNNNNNNNNNNNNNNNNNNNNNNNNNNNNNNNNNNNNNNNNNNNNNNNNNNNNNNNNNNNNNNNNNNNNNNNNNNNNNNNNNNNNNNNNNNNNNNNNNNNNNNNNNNNNNNNNNNNNNNNNNNNNNNNNNNNNNNNNNNNNNNNNNNNNNNNNNNNNNNNNNNNNNNNNNNNNNNNNNNNNNNNNNNNNNNNNNNNNNNNNNNNNNNNNNNNNNNNNNNNNNNNNNNNNNNNNNNNNNNNNNNNNNNNNNNNNNNNNNNNNNNNNNNNNNNNNNNNNNNNNNNNNNNNNNNNNNNNNNNNNNNNNNNNNNNNNNNNNNNNNNNNNNNNNNNNNNNNNNNNNNNNNNNNNNNNNNNNNNNNNNNNNNNNNNNNNNNNNNNNNNNNNNNNNNNNNNNNNNNNNNNNNNNNNNNNNNNNNNNNNNNNNNNNNNNNNNNNNNATTTAATAAATTCTTAGTTGGGAAGTTTTTTGAATTAGGATCTGTAAACCGGAAGGGAGTGAGTATATGTTACTCGGTATCCTAGGACACGTCCAGGCAACATCATCGTCGGCGTTGCATTCTTTCTTGGAGGTGTTGcttggttttttttttttgagggtcgGAGGTGTTGCTTGGTACGCAGCGGTGGCACGTCATCCGTGCTTTTgtcgagctgccgttgttggcatttgtttcttcttttttgttctttttctttttttttgggcttGTTGTGCTACTCGTCCTAGCAATTGCTATGTGATCggtgttggttgctttgtatacaaagcagggGAACCTTTTTCGGTATGTTACTCGGTATTTGATCTTTTATAATCAAAGCGGCATAATTATTACATTTGGCGATAATAAAATGGATGGACCTTGTTATAGCAAGACTAGTTGGTACTCCCTttctaaagaaatataagatcttaACAGAGGGAGTGTCTCTTTCAACTTAATTTGAAGTTCATAGCACTTGGTCCCGCAACTGGCTGGCATAACGAGACGGTGTCACATGGTCCACTGAAACAGGTGACAGAAGCATCGGCCGAGATACACAAGACGCTCCGAAATAGCAAGGGAAATGCGCCTGCCAGGTAGCAACGGAGGCGTGCGCCAACTGTTGCGGCAGATCGCAACCAACAAAACGCCAACAGGCAAACAGCAGTAAAGCTATAACCGACGCCGCTTTATTTTGGCACAAGGGGATACCATATGTACAGCCTTTCGAGTACAATCAAGCAACTGGCCTCCCTGCCTTGTACAGCACCAAAATAGATATGTACAGTACAAGGTGACGTGCTGTACAAGGTAGGGAGGCGAGCTGCACGCCGATGATACAAAGGGGGGAGGGGTGTGAGGTCTCTACAAGCTTTTATCAAAAAAGAACAAAAAGCTACCTGGAGACTATCCGGCCTGGTGTTAAACCTGCTGGGGTTTGGTGGTTATCTTGAGAGAACCACCTGTTACCTGTGCACTATATGAAGCTTTCTATGTGGGCCTATATCATCATATTAATCTCGTTGATGTCGTCCATGGGGATCTCGAGGCCCATCAAGTCGAGATCCTGGAACCCATCGTCGTCGTCTATATTATTCAACCAGCCGCCGAAATCGCTGTCGATTCCTGGCAGCTCGAGGTTAGATAAGTCTGGTATTTCAGCATCATTTGCGGGATTTGCCGGTTCATCACGTCTAGTGGCAGCAAAGGTGCCACTGTCCTTGCTCTTGTTGTCTGAAGGAGTTACTATCGTCTGCGGCTGTGGATCCGGATCCCGGGGAGGAGCACTGCCCACAGGAGCAGATATGTTGGCTGTCCTCTGTTTGGGCTTTGTTTTATTCTTCCGTTCCCCTTTTGCATTGGACGATGGCGGTCGCCCTGATCTGTGCCCTTTACCTTCCCTATCTCTCTCACTTCTCTTTCCTTTTGCATTGCTAACAAGGGAAGCCCCAAGGCCCGAACTCTTCAGGGTTCCTCCAGTTATGCTGCCtacaacctcatcaagcaacaattCCCTTTGTTTTACATTATTTGCCCAGGGATCCTCCTTAGCAAATGACAGGTCCGACATGTGACTGCTCGCTCGAGAAGCGTCTGATGCACTAGACCTTTGGACCGATTTTGGTAGTGTATTATTTTCTGTAAAAAGACGAGTAAGAACACAAGCgatattatagtgaagacaaagtaGAACAGTATTCGGTATACACGAATGCTTACTACCAAGAACCCAAGTATTACTTGTCTTTATGAATCTGTGTATGGATGCTTAATAGTAGTTAATATAAAGTACAAACAATACCTTGTGAAGCAGAATCTGGGTCCCTTCTGTGTGAAGTTGCTGATATAAACATATCCTTGAAAGGGGCTTCATCAAAGAAGCTTGTTCCTGCCTCTTCGTAGATTTGGCAACGTGCCATCGTGCGTTTAACAAAACTGAGGGCAGCATGTTTGCTAGCTCTATTAACACTTTTGCTGCTTGAATTATTTGACCCACAGAATGCCTGTAGTTTGGCAGCAACAATAATAACCGTTTAATAAAGTATTCTAACACAATGAATTTGGGATTCACAAAAAGAAATTGAGGTAAACAAAGCAACCAAGGTCATTATCTCATAAACAGCAAATGCTTGGTATGAGAAAACAAATCTTGATTATTAAGAAATTTTCAAACAAAAATAACATCAACACAAAACCTTCAATTTTAGCAAATATCTTCATTCGACTCAAAAACCCAAGTAGAACAAAATTAGGGTTATATTCATACTATATTAGCAATTAGGAAACTACATTAGTGCACCCTAGCCAATGACCCAAAGAAATTAAGAGGTACTTCCGTAGTTGTATTTTCGAGATTTTTAGAATGAAATTATTACCATGTATTTCTCGTAAGCAATCAGCACAAGTCTCTCCATGGCGCGCCGCGAAAATTCCCTGGTAATTGGGCCGAACCGTGTAAATATAAGTTTGAAACTCATGAAATagtgttgtactccctctgtaaattaatataagagcgtttagattactattttagtattctaaacactcttatattagtttacggagggagtaacaaaTAAGGAACAATGTACAATACCTCTGCTGAGACTCCTTCTCAGTTCTAACCATTCTGTCCAACTTTGCTAGTAACTTTTCCTTCTCAAGAACCTTCAACACCATAAAAGGATTACAATTAACTTGACATCTTATGTTGAAGGAATGAGCCAATGACACTCAAAATAGTGAAACAGGTTAGCCGACGCACGCACACACATGTATAGTGATTTATTAATACCTCCTTATGAAGTTGGCCTTCTAATCTACAGATTTCAGCAttgacatcctcgtcttcactctgTGCAAGATCGGGCTGGAATGGTAACAGAACAGTCAAAACATGGAAAAACGATCTGCACTGTAATTTCAGAAAACTAAGAGACCAAAACATAAATACTTTTATTAATAAATGTAAACATAAATGCTTCTATCAATAAATATAAACATCAATAGTTTTATTAATAAATAGAGCTAAACATAAATACCCATATTAAAATGCTAATAAAATTTACCTACTATTTGCCTccaatactcatcatcatcatcatattattattattattgggcTGCAGGTATATTCGGTGTGTAGCACAAAATACTCTTCACATGTCCAACATTCTTAACAGTAGAAAAACATAGCCCATACTAAATAAGAAGGCACCTAATTATTAAACTAAAATAGAAGAAACTGTTAATGCAGTGACTTCTGAACTAGGTCTACTATGGCTGTTCATTAGCGATAACCCGCCAAAAATGGTGCAacgtgttaagcttcatgcactagcccccTCTCACGTGTGACGCGGGAAAGCCtggacttgaactcaagaccttaggtCCTAATACCATGTTAagtttcatgcactagccaacacaaccaaaagtccgaactgatggaaagggctaggcaatccacatataaaCTTCAACACGGGCAAGATGTTGGCATATGAGCAGTCTCGGCAGATTAGGCAAACCCACTCATGAGCGGTCTAACTTCAATGGTTGTCAACCTCTTACTGCTCACTAAGGCAATCTCCAAAGTTATTATCTGATTATGCAAAAGAAATGGATTGAAAATAAGTTGTTACTGAGAGTAGACCATACATGTTCGTGTTCAAAATGCACATGGGAAGATAATCAATGCAAAATAAAATCCTATGTAACCAAAACAAATTGCATAAAATGCTACTGTGATAGTGACAAGATACCTACCACGGGTTCAATAGATACACCCACTTCACTTAGCTCGATGATAATCCTATCACTGAAGCACATTTCACTGTACTGAAACTCGGGCCACACCTTGGCCTTCTCCATGACATTACTGTTCTTGTGTGACGGTTCATCATTGTATTTCCAATCAGATCCCAACATGAAACCATTATGGCAATTCCCTGCAGCTTCAAAATTCAGCAAAGGCTCCAACTTATAACCTTCTGAATGAGATTTCCATCCTCCTTCATCAAAATGTATTTCATGTGTATCGAATGGATATCCTTCGCTTCTGTAAACGTCGTTGGCAATATCATCAACCTTGTCTTCATCTATCCAAGCTTGAATAAGTCTTTGGCCAACCGAACCAACTTCTCGCACATCAATTCCTTGGACAAGTTGATCCAGGATAGGTTCAATGCAGCTTGTCCCCCAGGCGCCTGAATCATTCACCATCCCATTCAGGGCATACCCATTTGGAAGAGCACTATGGTCATCTTTGTTGCTACCAGCCGGAGTTGATGGCTCTGAAATGTATTCAAGGCTACCCTGCAAAATGGAAAAATTTCAGCATAAATTGACTGTACCAGAAACAAATGGTAGGGATTAATGATAAATAGAGGGTATCAAACTAAGAATGCATTCTCGACTTCTATATATGGTAACTACCCACAAATGCATAGCTAACCAGACATATTTTTACAGTAGTGTAATGAAAGGAGTAATCTTCATAGCATACTATAGTACCTTGTATTTCCGACTTTCGTCTCCTTCAACTGACCTGCTCGCAGCAGAGTCATCTAGCAAATGTATCTAAACAATTGAAGTATTAATCAAGAAACCGCCGAGTAAAGAGTAATTATTTTGATAGAAAATAAGATCATGTATACCTGTTCACTTAGGTACGCTATGTCTTCCGTGGTCACAAAACCAAAGAAAGGATCCACCTGCCGCCAAAATGCACTTCCATAAGCAGACCCTAAAACAAGCAGAAACATCACTCAGTAACTTCCAAATAAAAAGATGATGCTGACTATGAAGTCAATGGCCAAAATCAGTCAAAACTGTGTTGAAAGTTGAAACCAGTTCAGAGTTGGTTTTTGTCAGATTTTGGAAGTCTGAGGTTGTAAAGTAGACAGTTTTGAAGTTCGGGGTTGTATCTTAGACTTTGTTGACAATTCAAGGTTGTAATATGGACTTCTCTCAAAGATAAATGCTGGACTTTAAGGAGTATAGTAAATACTTAGAGCAGAATTTGCTGAAGCAAGCAGTTCCTCATGATCATCTTCTGATTGCACTGGCAAGTGAATAAAATAACGTCAGCAGAATGAAAGAACACTAGAATCACAAACAACAGTTGAACACTCGGTGGTGGGCAT
The sequence above is a segment of the Triticum dicoccoides isolate Atlit2015 ecotype Zavitan chromosome 1A, WEW_v2.0, whole genome shotgun sequence genome. Coding sequences within it:
- the LOC119295349 gene encoding transcription factor MYB77-like translates to MHNPRGSRNRQTETDAARERRGGMPDGGGGSDGAGAGAGRIKGSWSPEEDELLRDAVARHGARNWTVISAEIPGRTGKSCRLRWCNQLSPGVHRRAFTPDEDRLIFDLHSKHGNKWATIARKLVGRTDNSVKNHWNSTLRKRRRAAAAAATAGNAAGGPAFAPASAMSFQSVDLTKGGEDDYDDDDGDSDGSVEPPASAKRPRVDVVPPAVKVDDRAPPPDPPTSLSLSLPGTGVGAVIPPTPPAPVPAPAPAKEPWMESARAMLEQNPWFMEAMKRMVEDEVRRQMGSVCSIMASLGRAGAAAATLPTARVDRSETHPAGGRDQRTDG